Genomic segment of Aliarcobacter trophiarum LMG 25534:
ATCAAATCTTCACCACTTTTTGAACTATTCAAAGATAGATTCTCAAATTCAAAATTCCCAGAAAAATTTGATATATTTAAATAAGCTTTTTTTAAAAGTGTGAATTTTTTATTGAAATTTATATCATAAACTTTTTTTATATAAAAATCTGTTTTATCAAGAGTAATTTTCTCTTTTTCAAATTCTCCTTTTATATCTATCTTCTCAATACTATTATCCTCAAAAGAGATTTTAGGACTTACAATCTCAAAATAAACTCTATCTTTTAATAGTTTTAAATCAATATTTAACAAACCAAAAAGATTTAAATCAGAAATTTCTAAGATTTTCTTTAACTCTTTTTCAAAAATACTAAGCTCTTTTATATCTGTTTTTAACTCTAAAATATCGCCACTTCTCTTTAAGTCTGATCTAAAAGAGATATTTTGAAATTTAGCTTCAATACTATCTTTTTTACTTTTTAGCTCAAAATTCATATCAAAGTTATCATTTAAAATAGTACTTGATTTTAAAATAAGATTATCTTCAAACTCCCCTTTTATATTTGAATTTATCTTTGAAACTTTTATATTTTTATCCAATTTATAAATAGTGTTTGGATTTAGATTTTTTATATTTAAATCAAATATAATTTTTTTAAGATTTTTTGTATTTAAATTCATTTTTATATATTTTGAGTTTAAATCCATATTCAAAAAGTTCTTTTTGTAACTTGTATCTATACTAAAGTTTCCCAACTCTTTTATATTTAAGTCTTTATATTTTAGATTTTCAACAATCGATTTTGAATTTAAAATTAAATTTTCTAAATCATCTAAATTTAATTTTAAATCCAATATCGATTTTTTATCTGCATAATTAGTAAAAACATCAAGTTTGGAAGTAATATCTATACTCTTATTATCTATTTTTGCAACTCCATCAAAAATTAAACTATCTATTTTTAAAATAAAATCATCTATTTTTACTAAGTTCTCTTCCAAAATATTCTTAAATACTATCTCTTTTTGCTTACCTATTAAACTTGATTTTATCTCTAAATCTTTATCTAAAGATTGATAAATACTCTTTTTTACAGTTGTATTTAACTCTGCTTCAAAATTTAAACTCTCTAAATCATTATTTAATATTTTAGCTTTTGCATCTAGTCTTGTAAAAATTTGCTCATAATTTAAAATAGAGTTTAAACTTGAAATCTCAAGATTAGAGTTTTTAATATCATAGTTTCCTACAAGCTTTATATCTCTTATATCGATTTTCTCTTTCAAATCAATAATCTTTAAATCATCACTCTTTATAGTAAACCCCATTTTTTCTAAATCACCACTTGCATTTAACTCAAATTTTGCTTTTGCATACTCTTTTAAATCAATATTTGAACTAAGTTTATACTCATTGTTTTTTATCTTTATTTCTGTTTCAAGATTTGCGATATTTGATTTTATTGTTGTAAATATCTCTGCACTTATATTATCTTTTAGATTAGAACTGATATTTTTAGCATTTAAAACTATCTCATCT
This window contains:
- a CDS encoding translocation/assembly module TamB domain-containing protein, which codes for MRSLRVLKYLFFTIVALFLVIFLYLITSKDVTKKIFDYISVEFPTFKYSKVDGTIFDGFKIYDLNYDDMVRAKSLYIKPTIIPLLLKEINIYDLKTEEIVFEDKLISYIKDSNQSQSEESSSFEIPFSLFIKNFEISISDFSYENQKIDEIVLNAKNISSNLKDNISAEIFTTIKSNIANLETEIKIKNNEYKLSSNIDLKEYAKAKFELNASGDLEKMGFTIKSDDLKIIDLKEKIDIRDIKLVGNYDIKNSNLEISSLNSILNYEQIFTRLDAKAKILNNDLESLNFEAELNTTVKKSIYQSLDKDLEIKSSLIGKQKEIVFKNILEENLVKIDDFILKIDSLIFDGVAKIDNKSIDITSKLDVFTNYADKKSILDLKLNLDDLENLILNSKSIVENLKYKDLNIKELGNFSIDTSYKKNFLNMDLNSKYIKMNLNTKNLKKIIFDLNIKNLNPNTIYKLDKNIKVSKINSNIKGEFEDNLILKSSTILNDNFDMNFELKSKKDSIEAKFQNISFRSDLKRSGDILELKTDIKELSIFEKELKKILEISDLNLFGLLNIDLKLLKDRVYFEIVSPKISFEDNSIEKIDIKGEFEKEKITLDKTDFYIKKVYDINFNKKFTLLKKAYLNISNFSGNFEFENLSLNSSKSGEDLILNIITKDLFVEHLVYGKGAITSSLDINFKENSKIYISGVINPNKIESFYNIPALNISKDRDIIIVSSGNNEIKKDFFTKNIGLNLRLISNDIKYITKNIELKLEANLQIKKEFENDLRIFGRVSNINGTFSELGKTYKIEDSNLQFRGLENINPILDIKANTKIDNVEIFIDITGSMENPRVNLRSNPAMNSKDILSYLIFGTKFSNSSVSEQNREAQASLFILNELSKDYVKEIGIDVLHFDYDPKTQYIETTVGKKIGDKNQIMIKDKATNGELIFLRELTKLWNLELGLMEKTQSIDLIYKKRY